A stretch of Malus sylvestris chromosome 11, drMalSylv7.2, whole genome shotgun sequence DNA encodes these proteins:
- the LOC126591358 gene encoding enhancer of mRNA-decapping protein 4-like: MAATGNQNPPPQQQPPPFDMQKFFKPTSPSPLTPQTSTPAHSNQNPNPNLSSSSFPIPPASFPPPTGPYSYPPQTAPFHLHQFQYHPHPQQPHPQMPYSPQDHHLLHQRSLSFPTPPLQPPSNYNIATPASNPNSTGGSNSNSSPNSGARIMALLGAPSGNLEPELSTPTGVSMVPALPMGIPSTGPTRMPSNKLPKGRHLIGDNVVYDVDVRLQGEVQPQLEVTPITKYGSDPQLVLGRQIAVNKSYICYGLKQGNIRVLNIHTALRSLFRAHTQRVTDMAFFAEDVHLLASVSVEGRLFVWKISEGPDEEGTPQITGKVVIAIHIVGEGEAVHPRVCWHCHKQEVLVVGFGKRVLRIDTTKVVKGEAPSADEPFKCPVEKLIDGVQFVGKHDGEVTDLSMCQWMTTRLVSASMDGTIKIWEDRKAQPLLVLRPYDGQPVYSATFVTAPHRPDHIILITVGPLNREVKIWSSASEEGWLLPSDAESWKCTQTLELKSSSEPRVEEAFFNQVIALSQAGLLLLANAKKNAIYAVHLEFGSDPASTRMDYIAEFTVTMPILSFTGTSISSHGEQIVQVYCVQTLAIQQYALELLKCLPPPLDNVGLEKSDSNISRDAIGAEGYLSGSKPTEALLANSSPKPAVQESSSEGAAANTEPRLVSFASATSDSDAVFVATPPITLSPKLSGKFSGIRSPADISEAGRTLNDHGGDQQVNDYSVDRQMDPAHLNMSDVPAVDDDSRNDEPKVGQDDLSSVLNPPIMFKHPTHLITPSEILMAASSSEAATIDSKSEGEGNIQDVLVNSDVGNSEVEMKVVGETRSTQIDEFGSQGEPQNAVSENKEKYFCSQASDLGIEMARECCALPAENYVTDEGRQVDDASVTEPPGQSHAGDEDQDSAKDVSASSTPPTVLQSQTSNTKVKKQKWKNSQASGSSFPSATVLNSIDSTNENGVSSSLPSSEAAHPQIMAMQDTVNQLLTMQKEMQKQMTMMVAGPVTKEGRRLEAALGRSMEKTVKANNDALWARFQEENAKNEKLLRDRNQQITSLINNFINKEFPVMLEKVVKKELSVIGPAVVRAITPAIEKAIPLAISDSFQRGVGDKAVNQLDKSVNSKLEATVSRQIQAQFQTSGKQALQDALKSSMEASVVPAFEKSCKAMFEQVDATFQKGMVEHTTAAQQHFDSAHSPLALALREAINSASSVTQTLSGEVADGQRKLIALAAARGNSSAVNPMVTQLTNGPLGGLHEKVEVPLDPKNELSRLVSERKYEEAFTVALQRSDVTIVSWLCHQVDLRGILLSNPVPLSQGVLLSLLQQLACDISNDTPRKVAWMTDVAGAINPANQMIAMHVRPIFEQVYNILHHQHALPTVSSAEHTSIRLLMHVINSMMMACK; encoded by the exons ATGGCTGCCACCGGGAATCAAAATCCGCCGCCGCAGCAGCAACCGCCGCCCTTCGACATGCAGAAATTCTTTAAACCCACAAGCCCATCTCCTCTCACCCCCCAAACCTCAACCCCCGCCCATTcaaaccaaaaccctaaccctaatttgaGTTCCTCCTCGTTCCCAATCCCGCCGGCTTCTTTCCCTCCTCCCACGGGGCCCTACTCGTACCCGCCCCAAACGGCACCGTTTCACCTCCATCAGTTTCAATACCACCCCCACCCGCAGCAGCCCCACCCCCAAATGCCTTACTCTCCGCAAGACCACCACTTGCTCCACCAGAGGTCTCTCTCGTTTCCCACCCCGCCCCTCCAACCCCCTTCTAATTACAACATTGCCACTCCCGCTTCCAACCCCAACAGCACCGGCGGTAGCAATTCCAATTCGAGCCCGAATTCTGGTGCTCGAATCATGGCGCTTCTTGGTGCTCCTTCGGGAAATCTAGAGCCTGAGTTGTCGACTCCTACAGGTGTCTCAATGGTGCCCGCTCTCCCTATGGGGATTCCATCCACTGGCCCGACTCGAATGCCCAGCAATAAGCTGCCGAAAGGCCGGCATTTGATTGGCGATAACGTGGTTTATGATGTGGACGTTAGGTTGCAGGGTGAGGTTCAGCCACAGCTCGAAGTTACGCCCATAACCAAGTATGGTTCGGATCCTCAGCTTGTGCTTGGCCGCCAAATTGCGGTTAATAAGTCGTATATATGCTATGGATTGAAGCAGGGGAACATTCGGGTGTTGAATATACACACTGCATTGAGATCTTTGTTTCGAGCTCATACGCAG AGGGTCACAGACATGGCTTTCTTTGCTGAGGATGTTCACCTTTTGGCTAG TGTAAGTGTAGAAGGACGACTCTTTGTATGGAAGATTTCTGAAGGTCCAGATGAAGAAGGTACGCCACAAATCACTGGAAAGGTTGTCATTGCTATTCACATAGTTGGAGAGGGGGAAGCTGTTCATCCACGAGTTTGTTGGCACTGTCATAAACAA GAGGTTTTGGTAGTTGGGTTTGGAAAGCGTGTACTAAGAATTGATACTACTAAAGTTGTGAAGGGTGAAGCTCCTTCTGCTGATGAGCCTTTCAAATGTCCCGTTGAAAAGCTGATTGATGGAGTCCAGTTTGTCGGTAAACATGATGGAGAAGTGACCGATTTGTCAATGTGCCAATGGATGACCACCCGTCTGGTTTCTGCTTCTATGGATGGAACA ATAAAGATCTGGGAAGATCGCAAGGCTCAACCTCTTTTAGTATTGAGACCCTATGACGGCCAACCTGTTTATTCAGCTACATTTGTGACAGCTCCCCACAGGCCAGATCATATTATACTTATCACAGTG GGGCCACTTAATCGGGAAGTGAAGATCTGGTCCTCAGCGAGTGAAGAAGGCTGGCTGCTTCCCAGTGATGCTGAATCATGGAAATGTACCCAGACATTAGAGTTGAAGAGTTCTTCTGAACCCCGAGTCGAGGAGGCATTCTTTAATCAAGTCATAGCATTGTCACAAGCTGGCCTTCTCTTACTTGCAAATGCTAAGAAGAATGCTATATATGCTGTACACTTAGAATTTGGTTCTGATCCAGCATCAACCCGCATGGATTACATTGCAGAATTTACTGTTACCATGCCTATTTTGAGTTTTACAGGGACAAGTATATCTTCTCATGGTGAACAGATTGTTCAGGTTTATTGTGTCCAGACACTGGCCATTCAGCAGTATGCTTTGGAATTATTAAAGTGCTTGCCTCCACCACTGGATAATGTGGGATTAGAAAAGTCAGATTCCAATATCTCACGCGATGCAATTGGGGCTGAAGGATATCTATCTGGAAGTAAACCCACAGAGGCACTGCTAGCGAATTCATCACCTAAACCAGCCGTACAAGAAAGTAGTTCTGAGGGTGCAGCTGCAAATACAGAACCCAGACTTGTTTCATTTGCATCGGCAACTAGTGACTCTGATGCTGTTTTTGTTGCAACACCACCTATTACTTTGAGTCCTAAGTTGTCTGGGAAATTTTCTGGTATAAGAAGTCCAGCAGATATCTCTGAGGCAGGTCGCACACTTAATGACCATGGTGGAGACCAACAAGTCAATGATTACTCAGTTGACAGGCAAATGGACCCTGCTCATTTAAACATGTCGGATGTGCCTGCAGTGGATGATGACTCGAGGAATGATGAACCTAAAGTTGGACAAGATGATTTATCTAGTGTGCTCAATCCTCCTATCATGTTCAAACATCCAACCCATCTAATAACTCCCTCTGAGATTTTAATGGCTGCTTCATCTTCTGAAGCTGCTACTATTGACAGCAAGAGTGAGGGGGAGGGAAATATCCAAGATGTTCTTGTTAACAGTGATGTAGGTAATTCTGAGGTGGAGATGAAAGTAGTGGGTGAAACGAGATCTACTCAAATTGATGAGTTTGGCTCTCAAGGAGAACCACAAAATGCTGTctcagaaaataaagaaaaatactttTGCTCCCAGGCATCAGATCTTGGAATTGAAATGGCCCGAGAATGCTGTGCGCTACCAGCAGAAAATTATGTAACGGATGAAGGTCGGCAAGTTGATGATGCCAGCGTAACAGAACCACCAGGCCAGTCTCATGCTGGAGACGAAGACCAGGACTCTGCAAAAGATGTTTCTGCGTCATCTACCCCCCCAACAGTTTTGCAATCGCAGACATCAAATACAAAAGTGAAAAAACAGAAGTGGAAAAATTCACAAGCATCAGGTTCATCGTTCCCATCAGCAACTGTGCTCAATTCAATAGATTCCACCAATGAAAATGGTGTCAGTTCAAGCCTACCCTCTTCAGAAGCTGCACACCCTCAAATTATGGCCATGCAGGATACGGTTAATCAG CTACTGACCATGCAGAAAGAAATGCAAAAGCAGATGACAATGATGGTTGCAGGCCCTGTTACAAAGGAAGGGAGGAGATTGGAAGCTGCTCTTGGGCGAAGTATGGAGAAGACTGTGAAGGCCAATAATGACGCTCTATGGGCTCGTTTTCAAGAAGAGAATGCAAAGAACGAGAAGTTATTGCGAGACCGTAATCAGCAAATAACCAGTTTGATCAATAACTTCATAAACAAGGAATTCCCAGTCATGTTGGAGAAagtggtgaagaaggaattatCTGTGATTGGACCAGCTGTTGTTCGTGCTATAACTCCAGCGATTGAGAAGGCCATACCTTTGGCTATTTCTGATTCCTTCCAG AGAGGAGTGGGTGACAAGGCTGTTAATCAATTGGATAAATCTGTTAACTCAAAACTTGAAGCTACTGTTTCCAGGCAAATTCAGGCGCAGTTTCAAACTTCTGGCAAACAAGCTCTTCAG GATGCTCTCAAGTCCAGTATGGAAGCTTCGGTAGTACCTGCCTTTGAGAAGTCATGTAAGGCCATGTTTGAGCAAGTAGATGCTACGTTCCAGAAAGGAATGGTTGAACACACAACTGCGGCCCAGCAGCACTTTGACTCCGCACATTCACCATTGGCACTGGCTCTAAGG GAAGCTATTAATTCTGCATCATCGGTGACTCAAACCTTAAGCGGAGAAGTGGCTGATGGTCAACGTAAGCTCATAGCTCTTGCAGCTGCACGGGGAAACTCAAGTGCAGTAAATCCTATGGTCACACAACTCACTAATGGACCTTTGGGTGGTCTCCACGAGAAG GTTGAGGTGCCTTTGGATCCAAAGAATGAGCTATCGAGGCTGGTATCTGAACGCAAGTACGAGGAGGCTTTCACAGTGGCTCTGCAAAGAAGTGATGTGACCATCGTATCGTGGTTGTGCCATCAG GTTGATCTGCGTGGGATATTGCTGTCGAATCCTGTTCCCCTGAGCCAAGGTGTGCTTCTTTCTCTTTTGCAACAACTGGCGTGTGATATCAGCAATGATACACCCAGAAAAGTTGCGTGGATGACGGATGTGGCGGGCGCCATAAACCCGGCTAACCAAATGATTGCGATGCACGTACGGCCTATATTTGAGCAAGTTTACAATATACTGCACCATCAACATGCCTTGCCTACGGTCTCTAGTGCCGAACACACAAGTATCCGACTTCTCATGCATGTCATCAACTCCATGATGATGGCCTGTAAGTGA
- the LOC126591360 gene encoding chaperone protein dnaJ 11, chloroplastic-like produces MSTTLFPSAANPLPQMPLPQRRSFQIKASSAQAFTEAKPRPGASAASLYDVLRVTANASQSEIKSAYRSLAKEYHPDASRSESDGRDFIQIHNAYATLSDPAARAVYDMSVGAGHIDFNRRRSSVGFRADGFYSTRRWETDQCW; encoded by the coding sequence ATGTCTACAACCCTCTTCCCCTCCGCCGCAAACCCCCTTCCCCAAATGCCCCTCCCCCAGCGGCGCAGTTTCCAGATCAAGGCCTCCTCCGCCCAGGCCTTCACGGAGGCCAAGCCGCGACCCGGTGCCTCGGCGGCGAGCCTCTACGACGTCCTCCGGGTCACGGCCAACGCCTCGCAATCGGAGATCAAGTCGGCGTACCGGAGCTTGGCCAAGGAATACCACCCGGACGCGTCGCGGTCGGAGTCCGACGGCCGGGATTTCATCCAGATTCACAACGCCTACGCCACGCTGTCCGATCCGGCGGCCCGTGCGGTGTACGACATGTCGGTGGGCGCTGGTCACATTGATTTTAATCGGCGGAGGAGCTCGGTCGGGTTTCGAGCCGACGGGTTTTACTCGACCCGGAGGTGGGAAACGGACCAGTGCTGGTAG
- the LOC126591359 gene encoding probable galactinol--sucrose galactosyltransferase 1 isoform X2, whose amino-acid sequence MCVFRFKLWWMTQRMGNSGQDVPFETQFLIVETKDESHFGEGSNDGTDQFAAYTVFLPILEGDFRAVLQGNERNEIEICLESGDPAVDGFQGSHLVFVGAGLDPFDVITDSVKTVEKHLQTFSHRERKKMPDMLDWFGWCTWDAFYTNVTSEGLKQGLQSLESGGAPPKFVILDDGWQSVDMDSSGVPYIAYNTANFANRLTHIKENHKFQKDGKEGQRVEDAALGLRHIVTEIKEQYALKYAYVWHAITGYWGGVRPGVAEMEHYDSKLAYPISSPGVESNEDCFALKNITTNGLGLVNPDKVFNFYDELHSYLASAGIDGVKVDVQNILETLGAGHGGRVKLTRKYHQALEASIARNFPNNEIISCMSHNTDALYSVKRTAVIRASDDFWPRDAASHTIHIASVAYNTVFLGEFMQPDWDMFQSLHPMAEYHGAARAVGGCAIYVSDKPGQHDFDLLRKLVLPDGSILRAKLPGRPTRDCLFSDPARDGKSLLKIWNLNDVTGVVGVFNCQGAGWCKVRKTNLIHDLEPGTITGVIRAKDVDYLPKVADEKWSGDAVVFSHLGGEVSYLPKDASMTITLKTREYEVFTVVPVKELSNGIKFAPIGLIKMLNSGGAIKEYDEPNTSTTVVVKARGCGTFGAYSSARPKRITVDSEETEFGYEDKSGLLTTDLRVPEKELHLWDISIEF is encoded by the exons ATGTGTGTTTTCCGGTTTAAATTATGGTGGATGACACAGAGGATGGGCAATAGTGGCCAAGATGTTCCCTTTGAGACACAGTTTTTGATTGTGGAAACAAAGGATGAGTCTCATTTTGGTGAAGGAAGCAACGATGGAACGGATCAATTTGCAGCTTATACAGTTTTCTTACCGATTCTCGAAGGGGACTTTAGGGCTGTTCTTCAAGGAAATGAACGTAATGAGATTGAAATCTGCCTAGAAAGTG GAGATCCTGCTGTTGATGGGTTTCAGGGTAGTCATTTGGTTTTCGTTGGAGCCGGATTAGATCCATTCGATGTCATCACAGATTCTGTGAA GACTGTGGAGAAACATTTGCAGACATTTTCTCATCGTGAGAGAAAGAAG ATGCCAGACATGTTGGACTGGTTTGGCTGGTGTACATGGGATGCTTTCTACACCAACGTGACTTCAGAAGGCCTGAAGCAAGGATTGCAGAG CCTAGAAAGTGGTGGAGCCCCTCCAAAGTTTGTTATTCTTGATGATGGATGGCAGTCAGTCGACATGGATTCCTCTGGTGTTCCATACATAGCTTATAACACAGCAAA CTTTGCAAACAGGTTAACACATATCAAAGAGAACCACAAATTTCAGAAAGATGGTAAAGAGGGTCAGAGAGTGGAGGATGCTGCTTTGGGGCTTCGCCACATTGTTACCGAAATTAAAGAACAATACGCTTTGAA ATATGCTTATGTGTGGCATGCCATAACTGGATATTGGGGAGGTGTTAGACCTGGTGTTGCTGAAATGGAACACTACGATTCAAAGTTGGCTTACCCAATTTCATCTCCAGGGGTTGAGTCTAATGAGGATTGCTTTGCCTTGAAAAATATTACCACAAATGGGCTCGGCCTTGTGAATCCCGATAAAGTTTTCAACTTCTATGATGAACTGCACTCTTATCTCGCATCAGCCGGTATAGATGGTGTCAAAGTTGATGTTCAGAACATTCTTGAGACCCTAGGGGCAGGCCATGGTGGAAGGGTAAAACTTACGAGAAAGTACCATCAAGCATTGGAAGCGTCTATCGCTAGAAACTTTCCTAACAACGAAATTATTTCTTGTATGAGTCACAATACAGATGCTTTATACAG CGTGAAGCGGACAGCTGTTATAAGGGCATCAGATGATTTCTGGCCTAGAGATGCAGCATCGCATACAATTCATATTGCATCAGTTGCTTACAACACTGTTTTCCTTGGGGAGTTTATGCAGCCGGATTGGGATATGTTTCAG AGCCTGCATCCAATGGCTGAATATCATGGAGCAGCTCGCGCAGTTGGAGGATGTGCAATTTATGTTAG TGACAAGCCTGGGCAGCATGACTTCGATCTTCTGAGGAAGCTCGTACTTCCTGATGGATCTATCTTGAGGGCCAAGCTTCCAGGAAGACCAACAAGGGATTGCCTATTTTCTGATCCTGCCCGAGATGGGAAAAG TCTTCTGAAGATATGGAATCTGAACGATGTTACTGGAGTTGTGGGGGTCTTCAATTGCCAGGGAGCTGGGTGGTGTAAGGTTAGAAAGACGAACCTCATCCATGACCTGGAACCGGGCACAATTACCGGGGTTATTCGGGCTAAAGATGTTGATTATCTGCCCAAGGTTGCAGATGAGAAATGGTCTGGGGATGCCGTCGTATTTTCTCATCTTGGTG GAGAGGTGTCTTATCTTCCCAAGGATGCATCCATGACAATAACATTAAAAACCCGGGAATATGAAGTCTTCACAGTGGTTCCTGTCAAGGAACTGTCCAACGGCATAAAATTTGCTCCCATAGGCCTAATCAAGATGTTGAACTCTGGGGGAGCCATAAAAGAATATGATGAACCTAACACAAGCACAACAGTTGTCGTGAAAGCTCGCGGATGTGGCACATTTGGAGCCTACTCATCAGCTCGACCCAAGAGGATAACAGTTGATTCGGAGGAAACTGAGTTTGGATATGAAGACAAGTCTGGTTTACTCACCACTGATTTGAGGGTGCCAGAGAAAGAACTGCACCTTTGGGACATCAGCATCGAGTTTTAA
- the LOC126591359 gene encoding probable galactinol--sucrose galactosyltransferase 1 isoform X1 codes for MTVGAGISVEDGNLVVLGNKVLSEVHDNVVVTPASGGALANGAFIGVQSDHIGSRRVFPIGKLEGLRFMCVFRFKLWWMTQRMGNSGQDVPFETQFLIVETKDESHFGEGSNDGTDQFAAYTVFLPILEGDFRAVLQGNERNEIEICLESGDPAVDGFQGSHLVFVGAGLDPFDVITDSVKTVEKHLQTFSHRERKKMPDMLDWFGWCTWDAFYTNVTSEGLKQGLQSLESGGAPPKFVILDDGWQSVDMDSSGVPYIAYNTANFANRLTHIKENHKFQKDGKEGQRVEDAALGLRHIVTEIKEQYALKYAYVWHAITGYWGGVRPGVAEMEHYDSKLAYPISSPGVESNEDCFALKNITTNGLGLVNPDKVFNFYDELHSYLASAGIDGVKVDVQNILETLGAGHGGRVKLTRKYHQALEASIARNFPNNEIISCMSHNTDALYSVKRTAVIRASDDFWPRDAASHTIHIASVAYNTVFLGEFMQPDWDMFQSLHPMAEYHGAARAVGGCAIYVSDKPGQHDFDLLRKLVLPDGSILRAKLPGRPTRDCLFSDPARDGKSLLKIWNLNDVTGVVGVFNCQGAGWCKVRKTNLIHDLEPGTITGVIRAKDVDYLPKVADEKWSGDAVVFSHLGGEVSYLPKDASMTITLKTREYEVFTVVPVKELSNGIKFAPIGLIKMLNSGGAIKEYDEPNTSTTVVVKARGCGTFGAYSSARPKRITVDSEETEFGYEDKSGLLTTDLRVPEKELHLWDISIEF; via the exons ATGACGGTTGGGGCTGGGATTTCTGTGGAGGATGGGAACTTGGTGGTGTTGGGGAACAAGGTGTTGTCTGAGGTTCATGACAACGTTGTGGTAACTCCGGCATCTGGGGGTGCATTGGCCAATGGTGCTTTCATTGGTGTCCAATCTGATCACATTGGTAGCCGCAGGGTCTTTCCGATTGGCAAACTTGa GGGATTGCGTTTTATGTGTGTTTTCCGGTTTAAATTATGGTGGATGACACAGAGGATGGGCAATAGTGGCCAAGATGTTCCCTTTGAGACACAGTTTTTGATTGTGGAAACAAAGGATGAGTCTCATTTTGGTGAAGGAAGCAACGATGGAACGGATCAATTTGCAGCTTATACAGTTTTCTTACCGATTCTCGAAGGGGACTTTAGGGCTGTTCTTCAAGGAAATGAACGTAATGAGATTGAAATCTGCCTAGAAAGTG GAGATCCTGCTGTTGATGGGTTTCAGGGTAGTCATTTGGTTTTCGTTGGAGCCGGATTAGATCCATTCGATGTCATCACAGATTCTGTGAA GACTGTGGAGAAACATTTGCAGACATTTTCTCATCGTGAGAGAAAGAAG ATGCCAGACATGTTGGACTGGTTTGGCTGGTGTACATGGGATGCTTTCTACACCAACGTGACTTCAGAAGGCCTGAAGCAAGGATTGCAGAG CCTAGAAAGTGGTGGAGCCCCTCCAAAGTTTGTTATTCTTGATGATGGATGGCAGTCAGTCGACATGGATTCCTCTGGTGTTCCATACATAGCTTATAACACAGCAAA CTTTGCAAACAGGTTAACACATATCAAAGAGAACCACAAATTTCAGAAAGATGGTAAAGAGGGTCAGAGAGTGGAGGATGCTGCTTTGGGGCTTCGCCACATTGTTACCGAAATTAAAGAACAATACGCTTTGAA ATATGCTTATGTGTGGCATGCCATAACTGGATATTGGGGAGGTGTTAGACCTGGTGTTGCTGAAATGGAACACTACGATTCAAAGTTGGCTTACCCAATTTCATCTCCAGGGGTTGAGTCTAATGAGGATTGCTTTGCCTTGAAAAATATTACCACAAATGGGCTCGGCCTTGTGAATCCCGATAAAGTTTTCAACTTCTATGATGAACTGCACTCTTATCTCGCATCAGCCGGTATAGATGGTGTCAAAGTTGATGTTCAGAACATTCTTGAGACCCTAGGGGCAGGCCATGGTGGAAGGGTAAAACTTACGAGAAAGTACCATCAAGCATTGGAAGCGTCTATCGCTAGAAACTTTCCTAACAACGAAATTATTTCTTGTATGAGTCACAATACAGATGCTTTATACAG CGTGAAGCGGACAGCTGTTATAAGGGCATCAGATGATTTCTGGCCTAGAGATGCAGCATCGCATACAATTCATATTGCATCAGTTGCTTACAACACTGTTTTCCTTGGGGAGTTTATGCAGCCGGATTGGGATATGTTTCAG AGCCTGCATCCAATGGCTGAATATCATGGAGCAGCTCGCGCAGTTGGAGGATGTGCAATTTATGTTAG TGACAAGCCTGGGCAGCATGACTTCGATCTTCTGAGGAAGCTCGTACTTCCTGATGGATCTATCTTGAGGGCCAAGCTTCCAGGAAGACCAACAAGGGATTGCCTATTTTCTGATCCTGCCCGAGATGGGAAAAG TCTTCTGAAGATATGGAATCTGAACGATGTTACTGGAGTTGTGGGGGTCTTCAATTGCCAGGGAGCTGGGTGGTGTAAGGTTAGAAAGACGAACCTCATCCATGACCTGGAACCGGGCACAATTACCGGGGTTATTCGGGCTAAAGATGTTGATTATCTGCCCAAGGTTGCAGATGAGAAATGGTCTGGGGATGCCGTCGTATTTTCTCATCTTGGTG GAGAGGTGTCTTATCTTCCCAAGGATGCATCCATGACAATAACATTAAAAACCCGGGAATATGAAGTCTTCACAGTGGTTCCTGTCAAGGAACTGTCCAACGGCATAAAATTTGCTCCCATAGGCCTAATCAAGATGTTGAACTCTGGGGGAGCCATAAAAGAATATGATGAACCTAACACAAGCACAACAGTTGTCGTGAAAGCTCGCGGATGTGGCACATTTGGAGCCTACTCATCAGCTCGACCCAAGAGGATAACAGTTGATTCGGAGGAAACTGAGTTTGGATATGAAGACAAGTCTGGTTTACTCACCACTGATTTGAGGGTGCCAGAGAAAGAACTGCACCTTTGGGACATCAGCATCGAGTTTTAA